A single region of the Liolophura sinensis isolate JHLJ2023 chromosome 9, CUHK_Ljap_v2, whole genome shotgun sequence genome encodes:
- the LOC135475793 gene encoding growth hormone secretagogue receptor type 1-like: MSSSALNITQTWTEATANASQLPGLPVPEPPLYLVVLLSLLFSLIFLFGVAGNLLVTAVVLRGRTLRTSVNYFLISLCIADLLVIIVCMPSAWVDVYSQDVWYFGETLCKLVPYLENVVAGASVYTILCICVERYKAICQPLHRSNDAMCRVVKIVLVIWVLCGFVSLPFAFFPVYRNSVWLDGTPIKVCRHPMKYSWQKAYLVTIPAVFFFLPMLILLALYCRVGRVLIPQPGDTGDAFDESFREKMRQRRQGINIVASIVTVFFVCHLPYRVISLWLIFESREVLSGLGLEAYLAILYFARIAFYLNHALNPILYNFVSRKFRAELRRMCHTCRCRLPTCVLTDSDTSSSIFKTSRTFSPPIHFQKSRIINTEQPKPLIEDEEVYIPCTATRKFRNDFSGLYASVRAADDSLDVDKASVDQVSEIKKHFTGQIKCEGPKKKITSLRLFIHSTGDGFAINVDLRAKRSRSEQSLDNNHVSSKTTYI; this comes from the exons ATGTCGAGTAGTGCGCTGAATATCACCCAAACATGGACGGAAGCCACGGCCAATGCCAGTCAGCTTCCGGGGCTGCCGGTGCCGGAACCGCCGCTTTATCTGGTTGTTCTGTTGTCCCTGCTTTTCTCGCTAATATTCCTATTCGGAGTGGCCGGTAACCTGCTGGTCACAGCCGTGGTACTCAGGGGCCGAACTTTGAGGACCTCGGTGAATTACTTCCTCATCAGCCTGTGTATCGCCGACTTGTTGGTCATCATCGTATGCATGCCATCGGCTTGGGTCGACGTTTACTCTCAAGATGTTTGGTACTTTGGGGAAACATTAT GCAAACTCGTCCCATATCTGGAGAACGTCGTGGCTGGTGCATCTGTCTACACGATCCTCTGCATTTGCGTGGAGCGCTACAAGGCCATCTGTCAGCCATTACACAGGAGCAACGATGCCATGTGCAGAGTCGTGAAGATCGTCCTCGTCATTTGGGTTCTCTGTGGTTTCGTCTCTCTCCCTTTTGCGTTCTTTCCAGTCTACAGAAACTCGGTCTGGCTTGATGGTACGCCGATCAAAGTTTGTCGTCATCCTATGAAGTACTCTTGGCAGAAGGCTTACCTGGTGACAATACcggctgtgttttttttcctgccCATGCTCATTCTTCTGGCCCTGTACTGCCGGGTCGGGCGTGTGCTAATCCCACAACCAGGGGACACCGGGGACGCCTTCGATGAAAGCTTTCGAGAGAAAATGAGACAGAGGCGCCAAGGAATTAACATCGTGGCATCCATTGTTACCGTGTTCTTCGTCTGTCACTTGCCTTACCGTGTAATCAGTCTGTGGTTGATATTTGAATCCAGGGAAGTTCTTTCTGGGCTTGGACTGGAAGCTTACTTGGCAATTCTATACTTCGCTCGCATTGCGTTTTACCTGAATCATGCCCTCAACCCTATTCTCTACAATTTCGTTTCTCGCAAGTTTCGGGCAGAGTTACGCCGAATGTGTCACACGTGTCGTTGTAGACTGCCCACCTGTGTTCTCACGGATTCCGACACATCCAGCAGCATCTTCAAAACTTCTAGAACATTCTCACCCCCGATACATTTCCAAAAATCGAGAATAATTAATACAGAACAACCGAAGCCGCTCATAGAAGACGAAgaggtatatatcccatgtacGGCCACTCGCAAGTTCCGAAATGATTTCTCCGGCTTGTACGCCTCAGTTCGCGCTGCAGACGACAGTCTAGATGTTGACAAAGCTTCCGTTGATCAAGTGTCCGAaatcaaaaaacatttcacaggCCAAATCAAGTGCGAAGGCCCAAAGAAAAAGATCACATCATTGAGACTATTTATTCACTCTACGGGAGACGGGTTCGCTATCAATGTGGACTTGCGGGCTAAGCGATCACGGAGTGAGCAAAGTCTAGATAATAACCACGTGTCCTCCAAAACGACGTATATATAA